In the Bifidobacterium catenulatum PV20-2 genome, one interval contains:
- a CDS encoding ACT domain-containing protein: MNKAIITVVGQDTVGIIARVCTYLSEHQVNVLDISQTIIDGFFNMMMIVDYSNTDKEFGEVVDDLDKLGEEIGVRIRCQREEIFTKMHRV, translated from the coding sequence ATGAACAAGGCAATCATCACCGTCGTCGGCCAGGATACTGTCGGCATTATCGCACGCGTCTGCACATACCTTTCCGAACATCAGGTCAACGTGCTTGACATTTCCCAGACCATCATCGACGGTTTCTTCAACATGATGATGATTGTGGACTATTCCAACACCGACAAGGAATTCGGCGAGGTCGTGGACGATCTCGACAAGCTCGGCGAAGAGATCGGCGTGCGCATCCGCTGCCAGCGTGAAGAGATCTTCACCAAGATGCACCGCGTCTGA